The following proteins come from a genomic window of Bactrocera tryoni isolate S06 chromosome 1, CSIRO_BtryS06_freeze2, whole genome shotgun sequence:
- the LOC120768917 gene encoding patj homolog isoform X2 — MVLSTEWSQVEVIDLVNDGNGLGFILVGGRSTGVVIKALTPGGIAERDGRLQCGDHLLQIGDVNLRGFSSEQVATVLRQTGAQVRLIVARPVEPTAIDLQTLASHAPIIPTKLLSDPEELSRHLFQNPSFATSATGVGVGGGSGMGGSCFLPTPDTELADLPLPPIPTDLTLSASAAARACPKDLDIVPFSIVSPSPPPLLPLPSPPNTIATTLGTSVTLSSLHQQQFDITTTNTSSTIINYSKTTQLEQIETVIAGVDAGTSTNAPDAAHIDADRCSTASSNYIDSPETEAYEVELHKNVYGLGITVAGYVCEEEDLSGIFVKSIIEGSAAEVSERIQINDRIVAVDGRSLAGVTNHQAVEILRNTDIEVHLTLERFLRGRKYEHLQNALTELKGDTQSQSSLPASPSIATLSWLPPRSDADSVATEGGIVMLEFSDFPSRETVDSNMSYMLDRSDHSGISSAKRQKTPTTPTATHIANGKATHINGSNDNDSDDHDSATLAVQMPDPSVKQPIDGRKKSVSSVTATTTAVPTTKTAVTVTTTLTVPAVAATTTITATTLAAKPAASTLAPPNVETLKLTWKSLGISLEGTVDVECGIEKRPHHYIRSILEDGPVGRQGILKPGDELLQVNEYKLQGLKHTEVVKILKELPTHVKLVCARGPTAPSVINTSQNPEAFETRSLLPGGHQSLQNLLTKAQSESSLYTSSTATLTDQQRSKSLENVSGLALWSSDVTTIEIEKTEQGFGFSILDYQDPMDAEGTVIVIRGLIRGGAAEATNEIFPGDRLVSVGEHTLHGLDLDEAVAILKGMPVGRTKLGICRPLSTSDSNIASPAEEADSPST, encoded by the exons ATGGTCTTGAGTACAGAATGGTCTCAGGTGGAAGTTATCGATCTGGTAAATGATGGTAATGGCTTGGGCTTCATATTGGTCGGTGGACGCAGCACTGGTGTTGTAATAAAGGCGTTGACGCCCGGCGGCATTGCGGAACGTGATGGTCGTTTGCAATGTGGTGATCATTTGTTGCAAATTGGCGATGTGAACTTGCGTGGCTTCAGTTCCGAGCAAGTAGCAACGGTTCTTCGTCAGACTGGAGCTCAGGTTCGACTGATTGTAGCGAGGCCGGTGGAGCCGACAGCCATCGATTTACAAACGTTGGCCAGTCATGCGCCAATTATTCCAACTAAGCTCCTCTCCGACCCAGAAGAACTGTCACGGCATCTCTTTCAAAATCCCAGCTTTGCTACTAGTGCTACAGGCGTTGGAGTTGGCGGCGGCAGCGGCATGGGCGGCAGCTGCTTCCTGCCAACGCCGGACACTGAACTAGCCGATTTGCCACTGCCACCCATACCAACTGATTTAACATTATCTGCATCCGCAGCGGCGCGCGCATGTCCCAAGGACTTGGACATCGTACCATTCTCGATTGTATCACCGTCACCGCCACCCCTTTTGCCTCTACCATCCCCGCCAAACACAATAGCAACGACACTCGGCACATCGGTTACATTGAGCTCACTACACCAGCAGCAATTTGACATTACCACCACCAACACAAGCAGCACCATCATAAATTACTCAAAAACCACTCAGTTGGAACAAATTGAGACTGTGATAGCTGGCGTAGATGCCGGCACCTCAACGAATGCACCGGATGCAGCGCATATTGACGCCGATCGCTGCTCCACGGCTTCATCGAATTACATCGATTCACCCGAGACAGAAGCGTATGAGGTAGAGTTGCATAAGAATGTCTACGGTCTTGGCATAACTGTAGCCGGTTATGTTTGTGAAGAGGAGGACCTTTCGGGTATATTTGTGAAAAGTATCATAGAAGGCAGTGCCGCAGAGGTGAGTGAGCGCATACAGATCAACGATCGTATCGTTGCTGTAGACGGCCGTTCACTTGCGGGCGTTACCAATCATCAAGCGGTGGAGATACTCCGTAATACTGACATCGAAGTCCACCTGACACTGGAACGCTTCTTGCGTGGACGCAAGTATGAACATTTGCAAAATGCACTCACGGAATTGAAAGGAGACACGCAATCACAGAGTTCACTGCCTGCATCACCTTCGATTGCAACACTTTCTTGGCTGCCACCACGTTCCGATGCCGATTCTGTGGCCACTGAAGGCGGTATTGTTATGCTGGAGTTTTCCGACTTCCCATCACGTGAAACTGTCGACTCTAATATGTCTTACATGCTCGATCGCAGCGATCACAGCGGCATTAGCAGTGCCAAACGGCAAAAGACGCCTACAACGCCCACGGCTACGCACATAGCCAATGGCAAAGCAACGCATATCAATGGAAGCAATGACAATGACAGCGATGATCACGACTCAGCAACGCTGGCTGTTCAAATGCCGGATCCATCGGTGAAACAGCCAATTGATGGCCGTAAGAAATCTGTAAGCTCAGTGACTGCAACGACTACAGCGGTACCGACAACAAAAACGGCGGTGACGGTGACTACAACATTAACAGTGCCTGCGGTGGCAGCAACGACAACGATAACGGCAACAACGTTAGCCGCCAAGCCCGCCGCTTCAACTTTAGCCCCGCCCAATGTGGAGACGCTGAAGCTGACCTGGAAAA GTCTAGGGATCAGCCTGGAGGGCACCGTGGATGTCGAATGCGGCATTGAAAAGCGTCCACATCATTACATACGCTCTATACTGGAAGATGGGCCTGTGGGGCGACAAGGCATACTCAAACCGGGTGACGAGCTACTACAAGTAAACGAATATAAATTGCAAGGACTTAAGCACACGGAAGTAGTTAAGATACTGAAAGAACTGCCAACACACGTAAAGCTGGTATGTGCGCGGGGACCCACCGCACCATCCGTAATAAACACATCGCAAAATCCAGAGGCTTTCGAAACACGCTCTCTACTACCAGGTGGTCATCAGAGCCTGCAAAATCTGCTGACCAAAGCACAATCAGAGAGTTCTCTATACACATCGAGCACTGCCACGCTGACCGACCAGCAACGTTCCAAATCATTGGAGAACGTTTCGGGTTTGGCGCTTTGGAGCAGCGACGTCACTACCATCGAAATCGAAAAAACCGAACAAGGTTTCGGTTTCTCTATACTTGACTACCAGGATCCGATGGATGCCGAAGGTACTGTAATTGTGATACGTGGTCTTATACGTGGTGGCGCAGCAGAAGCGACTAATGAGATATTTCCCGGAGATCGATTGGTCAGCGTCGGCGAACACACACTGCACGGACTCGATTTGGACGAGGCAGTGGCGATACTCAAAGGCATGCCAGTGGGGAGAACCAAATTGGGCATTTGCAGACCACTCTCAACATCGGACAGCAATATAGCGTCGCCAGCGGAGGAGGCCGACTCGCCAAGCACATAG
- the LOC120768917 gene encoding patj homolog isoform X1, with protein sequence MVLSTEWSQVEVIDLVNDGNGLGFILVGGRSTGVVIKALTPGGIAERDGRLQCGDHLLQIGDVNLRGFSSEQVATVLRQTGAQVRLIVARPVEPTAIDLQTLASHAPIIPTKLLSDPEELSRHLFQNPSFATSATGVGVGGGSGMGGSCFLPTPDTELADLPLPPIPTDLTLSASAAARACPKDLDIVPFSIVSPSPPPLLPLPSPPNTIATTLGTSVTLSSLHQQQFDITTTNTSSTIINYSKTTQLEQIETVIAGVDAGTSTNAPDAAHIDADRCSTASSNYIDSPETEAYEVELHKNVYGLGITVAGYVCEEEDLSGIFVKSIIEGSAAEVSERIQINDRIVAVDGRSLAGVTNHQAVEILRNTDIEVHLTLERFLRGRKYEHLQNALTELKGDTQSQSSLPASPSIATLSWLPPRSDADSVATEGGIVMLEFSDFPSRETVDSNMSYMLDRSDHSGISSAKRQKTPTTPTATHIANGKATHINGSNDNDSDDHDSATLAVQMPDPSVKQPIDGRKKSVSSVTATTTAVPTTKTAVTVTTTLTVPAVAATTTITATTLAAKPAASTLAPPNVETLKLTWKSEFPESEIIVAEINKLSGLGISLEGTVDVECGIEKRPHHYIRSILEDGPVGRQGILKPGDELLQVNEYKLQGLKHTEVVKILKELPTHVKLVCARGPTAPSVINTSQNPEAFETRSLLPGGHQSLQNLLTKAQSESSLYTSSTATLTDQQRSKSLENVSGLALWSSDVTTIEIEKTEQGFGFSILDYQDPMDAEGTVIVIRGLIRGGAAEATNEIFPGDRLVSVGEHTLHGLDLDEAVAILKGMPVGRTKLGICRPLSTSDSNIASPAEEADSPST encoded by the coding sequence ATGGTCTTGAGTACAGAATGGTCTCAGGTGGAAGTTATCGATCTGGTAAATGATGGTAATGGCTTGGGCTTCATATTGGTCGGTGGACGCAGCACTGGTGTTGTAATAAAGGCGTTGACGCCCGGCGGCATTGCGGAACGTGATGGTCGTTTGCAATGTGGTGATCATTTGTTGCAAATTGGCGATGTGAACTTGCGTGGCTTCAGTTCCGAGCAAGTAGCAACGGTTCTTCGTCAGACTGGAGCTCAGGTTCGACTGATTGTAGCGAGGCCGGTGGAGCCGACAGCCATCGATTTACAAACGTTGGCCAGTCATGCGCCAATTATTCCAACTAAGCTCCTCTCCGACCCAGAAGAACTGTCACGGCATCTCTTTCAAAATCCCAGCTTTGCTACTAGTGCTACAGGCGTTGGAGTTGGCGGCGGCAGCGGCATGGGCGGCAGCTGCTTCCTGCCAACGCCGGACACTGAACTAGCCGATTTGCCACTGCCACCCATACCAACTGATTTAACATTATCTGCATCCGCAGCGGCGCGCGCATGTCCCAAGGACTTGGACATCGTACCATTCTCGATTGTATCACCGTCACCGCCACCCCTTTTGCCTCTACCATCCCCGCCAAACACAATAGCAACGACACTCGGCACATCGGTTACATTGAGCTCACTACACCAGCAGCAATTTGACATTACCACCACCAACACAAGCAGCACCATCATAAATTACTCAAAAACCACTCAGTTGGAACAAATTGAGACTGTGATAGCTGGCGTAGATGCCGGCACCTCAACGAATGCACCGGATGCAGCGCATATTGACGCCGATCGCTGCTCCACGGCTTCATCGAATTACATCGATTCACCCGAGACAGAAGCGTATGAGGTAGAGTTGCATAAGAATGTCTACGGTCTTGGCATAACTGTAGCCGGTTATGTTTGTGAAGAGGAGGACCTTTCGGGTATATTTGTGAAAAGTATCATAGAAGGCAGTGCCGCAGAGGTGAGTGAGCGCATACAGATCAACGATCGTATCGTTGCTGTAGACGGCCGTTCACTTGCGGGCGTTACCAATCATCAAGCGGTGGAGATACTCCGTAATACTGACATCGAAGTCCACCTGACACTGGAACGCTTCTTGCGTGGACGCAAGTATGAACATTTGCAAAATGCACTCACGGAATTGAAAGGAGACACGCAATCACAGAGTTCACTGCCTGCATCACCTTCGATTGCAACACTTTCTTGGCTGCCACCACGTTCCGATGCCGATTCTGTGGCCACTGAAGGCGGTATTGTTATGCTGGAGTTTTCCGACTTCCCATCACGTGAAACTGTCGACTCTAATATGTCTTACATGCTCGATCGCAGCGATCACAGCGGCATTAGCAGTGCCAAACGGCAAAAGACGCCTACAACGCCCACGGCTACGCACATAGCCAATGGCAAAGCAACGCATATCAATGGAAGCAATGACAATGACAGCGATGATCACGACTCAGCAACGCTGGCTGTTCAAATGCCGGATCCATCGGTGAAACAGCCAATTGATGGCCGTAAGAAATCTGTAAGCTCAGTGACTGCAACGACTACAGCGGTACCGACAACAAAAACGGCGGTGACGGTGACTACAACATTAACAGTGCCTGCGGTGGCAGCAACGACAACGATAACGGCAACAACGTTAGCCGCCAAGCCCGCCGCTTCAACTTTAGCCCCGCCCAATGTGGAGACGCTGAAGCTGACCTGGAAAAGTGAGTTTCCTGAAAGTGAAATTATTGTAGccgaaataaataaactttcagGTCTAGGGATCAGCCTGGAGGGCACCGTGGATGTCGAATGCGGCATTGAAAAGCGTCCACATCATTACATACGCTCTATACTGGAAGATGGGCCTGTGGGGCGACAAGGCATACTCAAACCGGGTGACGAGCTACTACAAGTAAACGAATATAAATTGCAAGGACTTAAGCACACGGAAGTAGTTAAGATACTGAAAGAACTGCCAACACACGTAAAGCTGGTATGTGCGCGGGGACCCACCGCACCATCCGTAATAAACACATCGCAAAATCCAGAGGCTTTCGAAACACGCTCTCTACTACCAGGTGGTCATCAGAGCCTGCAAAATCTGCTGACCAAAGCACAATCAGAGAGTTCTCTATACACATCGAGCACTGCCACGCTGACCGACCAGCAACGTTCCAAATCATTGGAGAACGTTTCGGGTTTGGCGCTTTGGAGCAGCGACGTCACTACCATCGAAATCGAAAAAACCGAACAAGGTTTCGGTTTCTCTATACTTGACTACCAGGATCCGATGGATGCCGAAGGTACTGTAATTGTGATACGTGGTCTTATACGTGGTGGCGCAGCAGAAGCGACTAATGAGATATTTCCCGGAGATCGATTGGTCAGCGTCGGCGAACACACACTGCACGGACTCGATTTGGACGAGGCAGTGGCGATACTCAAAGGCATGCCAGTGGGGAGAACCAAATTGGGCATTTGCAGACCACTCTCAACATCGGACAGCAATATAGCGTCGCCAGCGGAGGAGGCCGACTCGCCAAGCACATAG
- the LOC120768917 gene encoding patj homolog isoform X3 — MVLSTEWSQVEVIDLVNDGNGLGFILVGGRSTGVVIKALTPGGIAERDGRLQCGDHLLQIGDVNLRGFSSEQVATVLRQTGAQVRLIVARPVEPTAIDLQTLASHAPIIPTKLLSDPEELSRHLFQNPSFATSATGVGVGGGSGMGGSCFLPTPDTELADLPLPPIPTDLTLSASAAARACPKDLDIVPFSIVSPSPPPLLPLPSPPNTIATTLGTSVTLSSLHQQQFDITTTNTSSTIINYSKTTQLEQIETVIAGVDAGTSTNAPDAAHIDADRCSTASSNYIDSPETEAYEVELHKNVYGLGITVAGYVCEEEDLSGIFVKSIIEGSAAEVSERIQINDRIVAVDGRSLAGVTNHQAVEILRNTDIEVHLTLERFLRGRKYEHLQNALTELKGDTQSQSSLPASPSIATLSWLPPRSDADSVATEGGIVMLEFSDFPSRETVDSNMSYMLDRSDHSGISSAKRQKTPTTPTATHIANGKATHINGSNDNDSDDHDSATLAVQMPDPSVKQPIDGRKKSVSSVTATTTAVPTTKTAVTVTTTLTVPAVAATTTITATTLAAKPAASTLAPPNVETLKLTWKRISLEGTVDVECGIEKRPHHYIRSILEDGPVGRQGILKPGDELLQVNEYKLQGLKHTEVVKILKELPTHVKLVCARGPTAPSVINTSQNPEAFETRSLLPGGHQSLQNLLTKAQSESSLYTSSTATLTDQQRSKSLENVSGLALWSSDVTTIEIEKTEQGFGFSILDYQDPMDAEGTVIVIRGLIRGGAAEATNEIFPGDRLVSVGEHTLHGLDLDEAVAILKGMPVGRTKLGICRPLSTSDSNIASPAEEADSPST, encoded by the exons ATGGTCTTGAGTACAGAATGGTCTCAGGTGGAAGTTATCGATCTGGTAAATGATGGTAATGGCTTGGGCTTCATATTGGTCGGTGGACGCAGCACTGGTGTTGTAATAAAGGCGTTGACGCCCGGCGGCATTGCGGAACGTGATGGTCGTTTGCAATGTGGTGATCATTTGTTGCAAATTGGCGATGTGAACTTGCGTGGCTTCAGTTCCGAGCAAGTAGCAACGGTTCTTCGTCAGACTGGAGCTCAGGTTCGACTGATTGTAGCGAGGCCGGTGGAGCCGACAGCCATCGATTTACAAACGTTGGCCAGTCATGCGCCAATTATTCCAACTAAGCTCCTCTCCGACCCAGAAGAACTGTCACGGCATCTCTTTCAAAATCCCAGCTTTGCTACTAGTGCTACAGGCGTTGGAGTTGGCGGCGGCAGCGGCATGGGCGGCAGCTGCTTCCTGCCAACGCCGGACACTGAACTAGCCGATTTGCCACTGCCACCCATACCAACTGATTTAACATTATCTGCATCCGCAGCGGCGCGCGCATGTCCCAAGGACTTGGACATCGTACCATTCTCGATTGTATCACCGTCACCGCCACCCCTTTTGCCTCTACCATCCCCGCCAAACACAATAGCAACGACACTCGGCACATCGGTTACATTGAGCTCACTACACCAGCAGCAATTTGACATTACCACCACCAACACAAGCAGCACCATCATAAATTACTCAAAAACCACTCAGTTGGAACAAATTGAGACTGTGATAGCTGGCGTAGATGCCGGCACCTCAACGAATGCACCGGATGCAGCGCATATTGACGCCGATCGCTGCTCCACGGCTTCATCGAATTACATCGATTCACCCGAGACAGAAGCGTATGAGGTAGAGTTGCATAAGAATGTCTACGGTCTTGGCATAACTGTAGCCGGTTATGTTTGTGAAGAGGAGGACCTTTCGGGTATATTTGTGAAAAGTATCATAGAAGGCAGTGCCGCAGAGGTGAGTGAGCGCATACAGATCAACGATCGTATCGTTGCTGTAGACGGCCGTTCACTTGCGGGCGTTACCAATCATCAAGCGGTGGAGATACTCCGTAATACTGACATCGAAGTCCACCTGACACTGGAACGCTTCTTGCGTGGACGCAAGTATGAACATTTGCAAAATGCACTCACGGAATTGAAAGGAGACACGCAATCACAGAGTTCACTGCCTGCATCACCTTCGATTGCAACACTTTCTTGGCTGCCACCACGTTCCGATGCCGATTCTGTGGCCACTGAAGGCGGTATTGTTATGCTGGAGTTTTCCGACTTCCCATCACGTGAAACTGTCGACTCTAATATGTCTTACATGCTCGATCGCAGCGATCACAGCGGCATTAGCAGTGCCAAACGGCAAAAGACGCCTACAACGCCCACGGCTACGCACATAGCCAATGGCAAAGCAACGCATATCAATGGAAGCAATGACAATGACAGCGATGATCACGACTCAGCAACGCTGGCTGTTCAAATGCCGGATCCATCGGTGAAACAGCCAATTGATGGCCGTAAGAAATCTGTAAGCTCAGTGACTGCAACGACTACAGCGGTACCGACAACAAAAACGGCGGTGACGGTGACTACAACATTAACAGTGCCTGCGGTGGCAGCAACGACAACGATAACGGCAACAACGTTAGCCGCCAAGCCCGCCGCTTCAACTTTAGCCCCGCCCAATGTGGAGACGCTGAAGCTGACCTGGAAAA GGATCAGCCTGGAGGGCACCGTGGATGTCGAATGCGGCATTGAAAAGCGTCCACATCATTACATACGCTCTATACTGGAAGATGGGCCTGTGGGGCGACAAGGCATACTCAAACCGGGTGACGAGCTACTACAAGTAAACGAATATAAATTGCAAGGACTTAAGCACACGGAAGTAGTTAAGATACTGAAAGAACTGCCAACACACGTAAAGCTGGTATGTGCGCGGGGACCCACCGCACCATCCGTAATAAACACATCGCAAAATCCAGAGGCTTTCGAAACACGCTCTCTACTACCAGGTGGTCATCAGAGCCTGCAAAATCTGCTGACCAAAGCACAATCAGAGAGTTCTCTATACACATCGAGCACTGCCACGCTGACCGACCAGCAACGTTCCAAATCATTGGAGAACGTTTCGGGTTTGGCGCTTTGGAGCAGCGACGTCACTACCATCGAAATCGAAAAAACCGAACAAGGTTTCGGTTTCTCTATACTTGACTACCAGGATCCGATGGATGCCGAAGGTACTGTAATTGTGATACGTGGTCTTATACGTGGTGGCGCAGCAGAAGCGACTAATGAGATATTTCCCGGAGATCGATTGGTCAGCGTCGGCGAACACACACTGCACGGACTCGATTTGGACGAGGCAGTGGCGATACTCAAAGGCATGCCAGTGGGGAGAACCAAATTGGGCATTTGCAGACCACTCTCAACATCGGACAGCAATATAGCGTCGCCAGCGGAGGAGGCCGACTCGCCAAGCACATAG